Within Pseudomonas paeninsulae, the genomic segment GGACGCTGAACCACTGATCCATGACCAACGGGTTGTCCTTGAAGAAGTCGGCGAAGCTGGCCAGCGCCTTGGCTTTTTCCTCCTCGAACGGTGAATTGACCAGCACCGCCACAGCCGCCAGGCGCTCGGTCATGTTGTCGCACACCTCCAACTGTTCCAGACAACCCGCCAGCACCTCGGGCTTGCCGCTGAGCATCAGGTAGGACAGCGCTATGTTCTGCAGGCTGCGTCGGGCGAAGTGCTCGGCCTCGGCGACATAGGCAGTGCTGCGCGAAAGCTCGCGATTGGCCTGGTAACGCAGCCACAGCAGATCGAACAGTGCGTCGGCCAGTTGCTTGCGGGCGAATTCGCGGGCGCCATGAATGGCATCGACATCGGCCACTTCGCTGATTTCGCTGAGGTAAGCCGCCCCCGGCAACGAGAGCAACTCGGCGACCATGGCCTGATCCAGCTGATCGTTCTCCAGCACGCTGCGCAGTGCACTGACCAGACGTTGGTCCAGCTGCAAAGGCTCGCCGCGCTGATGCTGGCCGATCAACTCCTGCAACACCTGCACGGACAACTGCTGACCGGCTTCCCAGCGGTTGAAGCCGTCGCTGTCGTGCTGCATGAGGAACATCAACTGATCGCGGCTGTAAGGGAAGCTCAGTTTGACCGGCGCGGAGAAACCACGCAGCAACGAGGGCAGCGGGTGCTCGGCAACATCGACAAAGGTCACCACCTGCTCGGCCGCGGTGATCGAGATCACTCGCGACGCCGCGCCGGCGCTGGCTTCACCTGCCATACGCAGCGGCAATGCCTGGCCCTGTGCGCCGAGCAGTCCCAGTTCCACGGGAATCACGAAGGGCTGCTTGTCGCGCTGCCCCGGCGTGGCCGGACAGCTCTGGCGGAAGGTCAAGCTGTAGGTCTTGGCGGCGGCATCGTAAGCCTCGCTGACGGCCAAACGCGGCGTACCACCCTGGCTGTACCAGCGCTTGAACTGGCTCAGGTCGACAGCATTGGCATCTTCCATGGCCTTGATAAAGTCATCGCAGGTCACGGCCTGGCCATCGTGGCGCTCGAAGTACAGGTCGCTGCCCTGGCGGAAGCCCTCGGCACCGACCAGGGTGCGGATCATACGCACCACTTCCGAACCCTTCTCGTAAACGGTCAGGGTGTAGAAGTTGGAAATCTCCATGAAGGCCTCAGGGCGCACCGGATGAGCCATGGGGCCGGCATCCTCGGCGAACTGATGGGTGCGCAGGTAGGCCACGTCCTCGATGCGTTTGACCGTGTGCGAGTTCATGTCGGCGCTGAACTCGGCGTCGCGGAACACGGTGAAACCTTCCTTGAGCGATAGCTGGAACCAGTCGCGACAGGTCACCCGGTTGCCCGACCAGTTGTGGAAATACTCGTGTGCCACCACCGCCTCGACCCGCTGATGGGCGGCGTCGGTGGCAGTCTCGGCCTTGGCCAGCACGCAGCTGGAGTTGAAGATGTTGAGGCCCTTGTTCTCCATGGCGCCCATGTTGAAGTCGTTGACCGCGACGATCATGAAGATGTCCAGGTCGTACTCGCGGCCATATACCTGCTCGTCCCACTTCATCGCCTTCTTCAGGCTGTCCATGGCGTGCTGCACCTTGTCGACGTTTTCCGGCTCGACATAGATGCGCAGCGCCACCTCGCGCGCACTCAGGGTGGTGAAGCTGTCTTCCACGCACCAGAGGTCACCAGCGACCAAGGCGAACAGGTAGGCCGGCTTCATGAACGGATCCTGCCAGGTCGCCCAGTGCCGAACACTCTTTCCAGGGGCAGTCTCTTCCGGGCCGCTGGCAATCGGGTTGCCGTTGGACAACAGCACCGGGTAGCTATGCTGCTCGGCGCTCAGGGTGGTGGTGAACTTGCTCATCACGTCTGGGCGATCGAGGTAGTAAGTGATCTTGCGGAAGCCCTCGGCCTCGCATTGGGTGCAGAACATGCTGCCGGACTTGTACAGACCCTCCAGGGCGGTATTGCGCTCTGGGTGGATGCGCACGCTGCTGTCGATGACGAAACTGGCACTCCTGGGCTGCAGACTCAGGTGGCTGGCGCTGAACTGGTAATCGCCAGCAGCCAGCGTTTCACCATCGAGGGACAGGCTGAGCAGCTCCAGCTCCTGGCCGTCCAACATCAGCGCCGGCAGGTCGCCGGCCGCACAGGCCGGATTGCGCCGCATCACCAGCTGCGCATGCACCAGCGTGTGATCCTCGAACAACTCGAAGGTCAGGTGCGTCTCGTCGATCAGGTAGTCAGGCGCCTGATAGTCCTTGAGGTAAATCATCTTCGGTTGTTCGGTGCGCATGGTGGCCTCTTCGAGGCAGCCGCAAGCTGCAAGCTGCAAGCTGCAAGTGGTGGTCAGACGGCCAGTTGGTGGACGGCCAACTGATAGCTGGTGTATTTGCGGATATTGATCACGCCGGTGTCGAACATCAGGTACTGGCCCTTGATGCCGAGCAGGGTACCTTCGGCAAGCGGATTCTTGTCCAGGTTGAAGCTGCTGATCTTGGCCGGGTAGGCCTCGATTGGATAACGGATGGCCACCGGCTGTTGATCGCTCAGTGGCTGAATCGCCTGAATGCCGAAGCGCTGCTGCAACTCGGTAAGCCCCGCGCCACAACTGGCGAACAGCTGATCACGAATCGCCGGCAGATCGACCGGCGCGGCGTCGCCCTTGAGCAAGGCGCGCCAGTTAGTCTTGTCCGCGACCTGAGTGCGCAGCAGATCTTCGACGAAGCCCGACTGCTGACGGGTGGCCACCCGCAGAATCGGCAACGCCTGGCTCGCGCCCTGGTCCATCCAGCGTGTCGGAATCTGCGTGGCGCGGGTGATACCGACCTTCACGCCCGAGGAATTGGCCAGGTAGACCACATGATCGGTCATGCAGAACTGCTCGCCCCAGCTCGGTTCGCGGCAGGTGCCGGCGTCGTAGTGGCAGCGTTCCGGACTCATGATGCAGATATCGCACTGCGCCAGCTTCTTCATGCAGGGGTAGCAGTAGCCCTGGCTGAAACTGGTCTTGGTCTTGCGCCCGCAGTGGCTGCAATGGATAGCGCCCAGGTATTCGAGGCGCAAGGTCTTGCCGATCAATGGATTGACCGCCACCTCTTGATCGTCCAGACGAAAGGTGTACTGCACAGGCGCATCCAGACGCACCGCCATCTTGCTCAGAGCACCGCGTGCCAACTCAGCCATCAGTGCAGGGCATCCGCAGACTTGAACAGCAGGTTAGGTGCCGGCTCGGACGTGGAGCCGCAGGCCTGCTCGCCCATGTAACCGATACGTTGATCCTCGGGGAGATTACGGGCTTCCCAGGCGATCAGCGCCTGCAGAGTCAGTTCCTTTTGCTCCAGGGTCAGCTTGCGCCCATCGGGCCACTTGCCGATTTCCAGGGCCAACTTCAGGCTCTGATGAATTTGCGGGGTGATATTTTCAATTGCTTGGAGAAAGGACGACATGGATACCTCCGAATACGAAGCCGCAGTTTACCGGCTGCGCCAGGCGCCCGCGAGCGCTTGGCGCAGACCAGTGCAATCATCTGTCAGCGCGCTGACGCGCCAGCGCTCCACCGAGCAGACCGGTAGCGCAACCAGCGAGCAATCCGCCGACATGGGCGGCATTGGCAATCGCGCCAAACTGCAGCAGTTCGAAGATGCCCGTCATGCAGATCAGCAGCCAGGCCAGCATCATCACCAGCACGCCACGCGGCAGGCGATACTCGGCATTCGGCGCCAGCAGCTGAAATAGCCAGCAGTGCCCCAACAGGCCGTAGAGCACACCAGACAAGCCGCCAAACAAGGCCGGTCCGGAAAAGCTGTACTGGGCAAGGTTGGATGCCAGGCTGAACAGCAGCGTCAGCCCGAGCAGCATCCACGGCCCCTGGCGCGCCTCAATACGCCGCCCCAGCACCCAGTACCAGAGCGCGTTCATCGTCAGGTGCAGCAGGCCGAAATGGATCAGCATCGGCGTGATCAGACGCCACCACTGCCGCGTTTCGAGCATTTCGGCCAGGTAACTGAAATAGATGTAATCGCCCTGAATGCGGAAATCGACGAAGCTCAACCAGCGGATCGCCGCGAAGTTGTCGCCCAGCGCGGTCAGCGCGGCCACCAGCAGGGTCAGCCCCAGCATGCCGGCCGTCAGCGGGCTGTCGCGCAACTGCTCGACAACCCCCGCCGCAGCCTGCGGCGCTGCAGGCGCCTGCAGCGCCGCATCGCCCTGGGGGTAGCGCAGATACAGATCGCGCACTTGCTCGTCCAACTCGCCCGGCACCCACAACACCTGTTCGCCAGCTTCCTCGGAGACCCGGTGCGGCACCTGCAAACGCCGCAACAGGACGATGAAACCACTGAGATCGGTCTGGATCGGCAGACGCAAGACGGCAACCGGGCTCATCGCGGCGCCTGCGAGCGCTGTACGTCGACCGAGACGAACTTGTGCGGATCCAGGCGCGTTTCCTGATCCAGCCGGTAAGCCACCAGCTTGCCGTTCAACACCGCGCTGTAATCCAGACAGACCAGGTTGGGACGGATCGGTGCCGGCTTGCCGCTGCGCCAATAGTGACCGACGAACAGCAGTGGCTGATCGGCGCCATAGCGCAGCAGCTCGTTTTTTTGCAGTTCGCTCAGCGGCGTTTGTGCGGCCAACTCCGGCAAGGCATCGGGCTGGAAGACGATATCGCCGTAGGTCTGCGGATCTTCCTCCCAGAATTTGGTGCGAAAATGCGCACGGGTGAAGCCCTCACCACTGGTCAAGGTCAGGCCGTGCGGCAGGCGCATGTCGGTGCCGCGCAGCAGACGATCCAGGGCGGTATTGGCAAAACTACCCGGCACGGCCGAGGCCTGGAGAAAATGCTCGTCGATGCACGCGTCGGGAAACTGCGCGCGCAATGGCTCGATCAGGCCGGCGTCCCAGCAGGCATGCACCACGCGGAAATGCCCGGCATCGATGAACAACGGCAACTCGTAGAACCAGGCAAGAAACTCGGACCATTCTGCGGAATAGGCCGCGAACTGCTCCAGGGTCTCCTTGATCAGCCGGGCATGCCGCGGCGTGTGCTCGCGCACATAGTGCTGACCACTGCCAGGCGCGGCCAGGGTGCTCCAGCCGAGGGCATAGAATTCATGATTGCCCATGATGCACAGCGCCTCGCCGGCCTGAACCATGTCATGGACCAGATGCAGGGCTTCACGGATACGCGGACCGCGATCGACCAGGTCACCGAGAAAAATCGCCATGCGCTGCGGATGTCGCCAGACACCGCCCTGGCGCCGATAACCGAGGGTATCGAGCAGGCGTTCGAGGGTAAGCGCACAACCGTGAATGTCACCAATCAGGTCATAGCCACGTGCGGGATCAAGGTGCATTCAGCCGCCCCCACCGCCGAGCCGACTGCCCCAACCCAACTTGTTGCGGCAGACCTCGTAGTAGTTGTGATCGAGCGGATGGATCAGGCACAGCTTCTGCGGCTTCTTGCTTACCGTGACAGTATCGCCGGGCGCGCAGGTGAAGTGATTCTGCCCATCGCAGGAAACCTGCGGGTAGATCTGCATATCCTTGGACACGACGATTTTCAGCTCGCTGTTGCCATCCACCACAATCGGCCGGCTGGACAACGTATGCGGGTACATCGGCACTATGACCATGGCATCCAGCTTGGGGTGCATGATTGGCCCGCCGGCGGACAGCGCATAGGCCGTGGAGCCGGTCGGCGTGGCGACGATCAGGCCATCGGCCTTCTGGCTGCAGACGAACTGGCCATCGATGAACAACTCGAACTCAATCATCCGCGTCGATTTACCCGGGTGCAGCACCACGTCGTTGAGCGCATCGCCCTGACCGATCGCTTCGCCATGGCGACGCACCTCAGCCTCCAGCAAGAAACGGTTCTCGGTCAGGTAGTTGCCTTCCAGCACCTGGGCGACCTTGAGTTCCAGCTCATCCGGACGGATATCGGTGAGAAAGCCTAGGCTGCCGCGGTTAACCCCCAGCACCGGCACCTTGTGCCGCGCCAGTGCACGGGCGGCGCCGAGCATGCTGCCATCGCCGCCGACGACGATAACCAGATCGCAGACCTCGCCAAGAATTTTCCGCGAGGAGGTTTGCAAGCCATGACCTGGCAGCACTTCGGCAATGGTGTCTTCGAGAATCACATGCAGGTGACGGTCGATCAGAAACCTCTTCAGCCGGCGCACGGTCTCCAGCACCTGGGTGCTACCCAGACGGCCGATGATGCCGATATTACGAAATTGCTCCATGGTGCTCCCGCAGGCTCTGGATCTAGACAGTCTCGATTATGGGCGAAAGCCTGCGGCAGCAGCAAACTCGCGGCAGTTGCGCCAAGCCAAACCGCGAACGCTTAACCACCGCCACGCAAGAATTTGGCGCTATGCTCGAATGATGATGCCTTTTCCCGCGCTGACCGACCTGCAGCAGCAATTGCGCCAACCCGTGGTGCGGGATTTGGCCTGGGTGCTGCTGT encodes:
- a CDS encoding NAD(+) kinase, with product MEQFRNIGIIGRLGSTQVLETVRRLKRFLIDRHLHVILEDTIAEVLPGHGLQTSSRKILGEVCDLVIVVGGDGSMLGAARALARHKVPVLGVNRGSLGFLTDIRPDELELKVAQVLEGNYLTENRFLLEAEVRRHGEAIGQGDALNDVVLHPGKSTRMIEFELFIDGQFVCSQKADGLIVATPTGSTAYALSAGGPIMHPKLDAMVIVPMYPHTLSSRPIVVDGNSELKIVVSKDMQIYPQVSCDGQNHFTCAPGDTVTVSKKPQKLCLIHPLDHNYYEVCRNKLGWGSRLGGGGG
- a CDS encoding rhomboid family intramembrane serine protease is translated as MSPVAVLRLPIQTDLSGFIVLLRRLQVPHRVSEEAGEQVLWVPGELDEQVRDLYLRYPQGDAALQAPAAPQAAAGVVEQLRDSPLTAGMLGLTLLVAALTALGDNFAAIRWLSFVDFRIQGDYIYFSYLAEMLETRQWWRLITPMLIHFGLLHLTMNALWYWVLGRRIEARQGPWMLLGLTLLFSLASNLAQYSFSGPALFGGLSGVLYGLLGHCWLFQLLAPNAEYRLPRGVLVMMLAWLLICMTGIFELLQFGAIANAAHVGGLLAGCATGLLGGALARQRADR
- the pepN gene encoding aminopeptidase N yields the protein MRTEQPKMIYLKDYQAPDYLIDETHLTFELFEDHTLVHAQLVMRRNPACAAGDLPALMLDGQELELLSLSLDGETLAAGDYQFSASHLSLQPRSASFVIDSSVRIHPERNTALEGLYKSGSMFCTQCEAEGFRKITYYLDRPDVMSKFTTTLSAEQHSYPVLLSNGNPIASGPEETAPGKSVRHWATWQDPFMKPAYLFALVAGDLWCVEDSFTTLSAREVALRIYVEPENVDKVQHAMDSLKKAMKWDEQVYGREYDLDIFMIVAVNDFNMGAMENKGLNIFNSSCVLAKAETATDAAHQRVEAVVAHEYFHNWSGNRVTCRDWFQLSLKEGFTVFRDAEFSADMNSHTVKRIEDVAYLRTHQFAEDAGPMAHPVRPEAFMEISNFYTLTVYEKGSEVVRMIRTLVGAEGFRQGSDLYFERHDGQAVTCDDFIKAMEDANAVDLSQFKRWYSQGGTPRLAVSEAYDAAAKTYSLTFRQSCPATPGQRDKQPFVIPVELGLLGAQGQALPLRMAGEASAGAASRVISITAAEQVVTFVDVAEHPLPSLLRGFSAPVKLSFPYSRDQLMFLMQHDSDGFNRWEAGQQLSVQVLQELIGQHQRGEPLQLDQRLVSALRSVLENDQLDQAMVAELLSLPGAAYLSEISEVADVDAIHGAREFARKQLADALFDLLWLRYQANRELSRSTAYVAEAEHFARRSLQNIALSYLMLSGKPEVLAGCLEQLEVCDNMTERLAAVAVLVNSPFEEEKAKALASFADFFKDNPLVMDQWFSVQAACSLPGALTRVQQLMEHPAFTLKNPNKVRALIGAFTGQNPVNFHQVDGSGYRFLADQVITLNALNPQIAARLLGPLTRWGKYDDARQALMKAELQRVLASGELSSDVFEVVSKSLA
- a CDS encoding metallophosphoesterase, with protein sequence MHLDPARGYDLIGDIHGCALTLERLLDTLGYRRQGGVWRHPQRMAIFLGDLVDRGPRIREALHLVHDMVQAGEALCIMGNHEFYALGWSTLAAPGSGQHYVREHTPRHARLIKETLEQFAAYSAEWSEFLAWFYELPLFIDAGHFRVVHACWDAGLIEPLRAQFPDACIDEHFLQASAVPGSFANTALDRLLRGTDMRLPHGLTLTSGEGFTRAHFRTKFWEEDPQTYGDIVFQPDALPELAAQTPLSELQKNELLRYGADQPLLFVGHYWRSGKPAPIRPNLVCLDYSAVLNGKLVAYRLDQETRLDPHKFVSVDVQRSQAPR
- a CDS encoding DUF2797 domain-containing protein, with the translated sequence MAELARGALSKMAVRLDAPVQYTFRLDDQEVAVNPLIGKTLRLEYLGAIHCSHCGRKTKTSFSQGYCYPCMKKLAQCDICIMSPERCHYDAGTCREPSWGEQFCMTDHVVYLANSSGVKVGITRATQIPTRWMDQGASQALPILRVATRQQSGFVEDLLRTQVADKTNWRALLKGDAAPVDLPAIRDQLFASCGAGLTELQQRFGIQAIQPLSDQQPVAIRYPIEAYPAKISSFNLDKNPLAEGTLLGIKGQYLMFDTGVINIRKYTSYQLAVHQLAV
- a CDS encoding YeaC family protein, which produces MSSFLQAIENITPQIHQSLKLALEIGKWPDGRKLTLEQKELTLQALIAWEARNLPEDQRIGYMGEQACGSTSEPAPNLLFKSADALH